In a genomic window of Flavobacterium sp. KACC 22761:
- a CDS encoding M13 family metallopeptidase — protein sequence MKKSLMLFTAFLALTACSKHQGKKDVAITGIDSTLRPGNDFFRYVNGKWYDSVSIPASQAGVGVYMFMNYPQRIRLQGILDSISKSKNPEGSIAQKVGDFYASGMDTITIDKRGYEPIKPLLAKIDAISDLPSLMSFVVNQVKVGNSSIIGFGVSTDDKNSTMNLAQLYQTGIGLPDRDYYFKSDSSTVAIQQSYKKYLTTLFQQTGSNAQEAKKSADLVYDIDKQLAFSHKTKVQLRDVQANYNKTTVADLVKKHPNIDWATFLNNLGAKTDFINVSQPAYYDALNKLLKTIPINNWKVYLKANSIERYADDLSKPFVDASFEYTKVLSGQAVQKSRGEKMANVIDNYLGEALGELYVKKYFSEDAKKRMLVLVNNLQKAYAKRIDNLEWMSPVTKQKAKEKLFAITKKIGYPDKWRDYSNVHITRNTYFENMVSAATAAYQFQLAKLGKPVDKSEWYTTTPTVTAYNNPTANEIVFPAGILQPPYFDNNADDALNYGGIGMVIGHEITHTFDDQGAQYDKDGNLKDWWTKEDYAKFKERIQQVINRYNTYTVLGDLHINGAMTVGENTADIAGLAVAYDAFKMTEQGKGNTKIDGYTPDQRFFISLAKIWRVKMKDEFLRLWINNNPHSPPNWRVNGPLMNTTPFYKAFDVKPGDKMFLPEKERITIW from the coding sequence ATGAAAAAATCATTAATGCTCTTTACTGCATTCTTAGCGCTTACAGCTTGCTCAAAACATCAAGGAAAAAAAGATGTTGCTATCACCGGAATAGACTCCACATTGCGACCTGGTAATGATTTCTTTAGATATGTAAACGGGAAATGGTATGATTCGGTATCAATACCAGCATCTCAAGCCGGAGTTGGCGTTTATATGTTTATGAATTATCCGCAAAGAATTCGCCTGCAAGGAATTTTGGACAGTATTTCGAAAAGCAAAAATCCTGAAGGAAGTATAGCTCAAAAAGTTGGAGATTTTTATGCATCGGGTATGGATACGATAACCATTGACAAACGCGGATATGAACCAATCAAACCTCTGCTTGCCAAAATTGATGCCATTAGCGATTTACCTTCCTTAATGAGCTTTGTGGTTAATCAAGTAAAAGTAGGCAATTCGTCTATTATAGGTTTTGGAGTGTCAACTGATGATAAAAACAGCACTATGAATCTTGCGCAGCTTTATCAAACAGGTATTGGTTTGCCTGATCGGGATTATTATTTCAAATCAGATTCTTCAACTGTTGCCATACAGCAATCATACAAAAAATACCTTACGACTTTGTTTCAACAAACAGGAAGCAATGCTCAAGAAGCTAAAAAGAGTGCTGATTTGGTTTACGACATTGACAAACAACTTGCCTTTTCGCACAAAACAAAAGTGCAACTTCGCGATGTGCAAGCCAACTACAATAAAACTACGGTGGCTGATTTGGTCAAAAAACATCCTAACATCGATTGGGCAACTTTTTTAAATAATTTAGGTGCTAAAACTGATTTTATAAATGTTTCGCAACCGGCATATTATGATGCGCTGAATAAGCTCTTGAAAACCATTCCGATTAATAATTGGAAAGTTTACTTGAAAGCAAATTCTATCGAAAGATATGCAGATGATTTAAGCAAGCCTTTTGTAGATGCATCATTTGAATATACCAAAGTGCTTTCAGGGCAAGCTGTTCAAAAATCACGTGGTGAAAAAATGGCTAACGTCATAGACAACTACTTAGGCGAAGCGTTGGGCGAATTATACGTAAAGAAATATTTTTCGGAAGATGCCAAAAAACGTATGTTGGTTCTCGTGAACAATCTGCAAAAAGCTTATGCCAAAAGAATTGATAACTTGGAATGGATGAGTCCAGTAACCAAGCAAAAAGCAAAAGAAAAATTGTTCGCGATCACTAAGAAAATAGGATATCCAGATAAATGGAGAGACTACAGCAATGTGCATATTACTAGAAATACTTATTTTGAGAATATGGTTTCGGCTGCGACAGCTGCTTATCAATTTCAACTGGCAAAATTGGGCAAACCAGTCGATAAATCAGAATGGTACACTACAACGCCAACGGTTACAGCATACAATAACCCGACTGCAAATGAAATTGTTTTTCCTGCTGGTATCTTGCAACCTCCATATTTTGATAATAATGCCGATGACGCACTTAACTATGGCGGTATCGGAATGGTTATTGGTCACGAAATTACACATACTTTTGATGATCAAGGTGCTCAATACGACAAAGATGGAAACTTGAAAGACTGGTGGACAAAAGAGGATTATGCAAAGTTTAAGGAAAGAATACAACAAGTTATTAATAGGTACAATACCTATACGGTTTTAGGCGATTTACATATAAACGGTGCGATGACAGTTGGTGAAAATACTGCAGATATTGCAGGGTTAGCGGTAGCTTACGATGCCTTTAAAATGACTGAGCAAGGAAAAGGGAATACAAAAATTGACGGTTATACTCCAGACCAACGCTTCTTTATTTCTTTAGCTAAAATATGGAGAGTAAAAATGAAGGATGAGTTCCTGCGTTTGTGGATCAATAACAACCCACATTCTCCACCAAATTGGCGCGTGAACGGCCCTTTGATGAATACGACACCTTTTTACAAGGCATTTGATGTGAAGCCAGGAGACAAGATGTTTTTGCCAGAGAAAGAAAGAATCACAATATGGTAA
- a CDS encoding SDR family NAD(P)-dependent oxidoreductase, translated as MANVKEGIVWLTGASSGIGKSMALEWARLGYKVVLSSRRKELLDKVADQIRHSGGEALVIPCDIMEEASIENAVQQIIKVWGRLDVVVANAGFGVFGSIEKLTAKDWNRQLQGNVTGLALTVKYALPHLKKNKGRIGLVGSVAAYLPNPNVGAYGASKAAVNSIGQTLQVELKGTGVSCTTMHPGFVVSEIARIDNDGVWHPDEPDPRPSNLMWPTDKAAKVMVKAILKRKRNYIFTGHGKLAVWLQRWFPGLMRSIISKGPKPD; from the coding sequence ATGGCAAATGTAAAAGAAGGCATAGTATGGCTAACGGGCGCTTCATCTGGCATTGGAAAATCAATGGCTCTTGAATGGGCAAGATTAGGATATAAAGTAGTTCTTTCCTCAAGACGCAAAGAGTTATTGGATAAAGTTGCTGACCAGATTAGGCATTCAGGGGGAGAAGCATTGGTGATTCCGTGCGATATAATGGAAGAGGCCTCGATTGAAAATGCGGTTCAACAAATCATTAAAGTTTGGGGACGTTTGGATGTTGTTGTTGCTAATGCCGGATTTGGTGTTTTTGGAAGTATCGAAAAACTAACAGCTAAGGATTGGAATAGACAATTGCAAGGCAACGTTACAGGTTTAGCCCTCACAGTAAAATATGCCTTGCCACATTTAAAGAAAAACAAGGGCCGAATTGGTTTGGTTGGAAGCGTAGCGGCATATCTCCCTAATCCGAATGTAGGTGCTTATGGTGCCTCAAAAGCAGCTGTAAACTCTATTGGCCAGACTTTACAGGTTGAACTTAAGGGTACAGGCGTAAGCTGCACCACGATGCATCCCGGATTTGTGGTTTCGGAAATTGCCCGAATTGACAATGATGGAGTTTGGCATCCTGATGAGCCAGATCCACGACCGTCAAATTTAATGTGGCCAACAGATAAAGCCGCTAAAGTAATGGTAAAGGCTATTTTAAAACGAAAGAGAAATTATATTTTTACAGGTCATGGAAAGCTAGCTGTTTGGTTGCAAAGATGGTTTCCTGGATTGATGAGGTCTATCATTTCAAAAGGTCCAAAACCAGATTAA
- a CDS encoding DUF4440 domain-containing protein, whose product MELQTIELEKKYWHGVENHDYETVKNLTVFPCIVAGKNGVQSINEDDFKNMFDSGQTNKIKVLNIYDVKEKLINENTAVIGYGLDFEIVDQSQKEPIKCVCTSTWIKENNKWGCVMHTETELEKK is encoded by the coding sequence ATGGAATTACAGACTATAGAATTGGAAAAAAAATACTGGCACGGAGTTGAAAATCATGATTATGAAACGGTAAAAAATCTGACGGTGTTTCCTTGCATAGTTGCTGGAAAAAATGGTGTTCAGAGTATCAATGAGGATGATTTCAAAAATATGTTCGACTCTGGACAAACCAATAAAATAAAGGTACTGAACATCTATGATGTAAAAGAAAAGCTAATTAACGAAAATACAGCAGTTATAGGATATGGTCTAGATTTTGAGATAGTAGATCAAAGTCAAAAAGAGCCTATAAAATGTGTTTGTACATCTACATGGATTAAAGAAAATAACAAGTGGGGTTGTGTGATGCATACTGAAACTGAACTGGAAAAAAAATAG
- a CDS encoding GNAT family N-acetyltransferase, with product MKKEFLPIKTERLLLRQFADSDLENIFKGLSDPKVIKYYGVSFQTLEATKEQMSFFADLEKNGTGIWFAICSADNKIFYGAGGLNNLSKEHKKAEIGFWLIPNFWGNGIMKEAIPLICNYGFGNLELHRIEGFVESENKNCKSLMTKLEFQYEGTMKDCEIKNGKFISLDVYAKLKR from the coding sequence ATGAAGAAAGAATTTCTACCTATAAAAACCGAAAGACTTTTACTGCGACAATTTGCAGATAGTGATCTTGAAAATATTTTCAAAGGACTTTCAGATCCAAAAGTTATTAAATATTATGGAGTAAGTTTTCAAACATTGGAAGCAACTAAAGAACAAATGTCTTTTTTTGCTGACCTTGAAAAAAACGGTACAGGAATTTGGTTTGCTATTTGCTCGGCTGATAACAAAATATTCTATGGAGCAGGTGGATTAAATAATTTAAGTAAAGAACATAAAAAAGCAGAAATCGGTTTTTGGTTGATTCCAAATTTTTGGGGAAATGGAATCATGAAAGAAGCAATACCGTTAATTTGTAATTATGGCTTTGGCAATCTAGAACTTCACAGAATTGAAGGATTTGTTGAGTCAGAAAATAAGAATTGTAAAAGCCTAATGACTAAACTTGAATTTCAATACGAAGGAACTATGAAAGATTGTGAAATTAAAAATGGCAAGTTTATAAGTCTTGATGTTTATGCGAAACTAAAAAGGTAA
- a CDS encoding DUF4269 domain-containing protein has protein sequence MIDFKNIEYLKSGTKRQTEAYETLTKNKVLEVLAEFDPILVGTIPINIDIGNSDLDIVCYWQNKNHFIKRITSLFKDKTNFKISETIINQEESVLGSFILDDFEIEIFGQNIPTENQNGYRHMIIEHQILQSRDENFRKEIIKLKQNGYKTEPAFGKLLGLKKDPYLELLKYKI, from the coding sequence ATGATTGATTTCAAAAATATTGAATATTTAAAGTCTGGAACCAAAAGACAAACCGAAGCTTATGAAACCTTGACAAAAAATAAGGTTTTAGAAGTTCTGGCAGAATTTGACCCAATTTTAGTAGGCACGATTCCAATAAATATTGATATTGGAAACAGCGATTTGGATATTGTTTGTTATTGGCAAAATAAAAATCATTTTATCAAAAGGATAACTTCTCTTTTTAAAGACAAAACCAATTTCAAAATCAGTGAAACGATTATAAATCAAGAAGAATCTGTGCTTGGAAGTTTTATTTTGGATGATTTCGAAATTGAAATCTTCGGACAAAACATTCCGACTGAGAATCAAAACGGATACAGGCATATGATCATAGAACATCAAATTCTGCAATCACGGGATGAAAATTTCAGGAAAGAAATCATAAAACTCAAACAAAACGGCTATAAAACTGAGCCTGCTTTCGGCAAATTATTAGGCTTAAAAAAAGATCCCTATTTAGAATTATTGAAATATAAAATCTGA
- a CDS encoding glycosyltransferase family 39 protein, with translation MAKKTLILIAIILKFVLQYVLLSPEYDLQRDEYLHLDQAHHLAWGYLSVPPATSWFSYIIFLLGNSVFWVKFFPALFGVLTLIIVWKTIEVLKGNLYALILGATCILLSSLLRLNMLFQPNSLDILCWTAFYFTVIQYIITEKSKWLFVGALIFAFGFLNKYNILFLLIGFLPALLLSKQRKILTEKKFYFALLLGFILILPNLLWQLNNQFPIVHHMKELAATQLVNVDRISFLKEQILFFLGGILVLLSSFYALLFYKPFAKFRFFFTSIVFTLLVFIYFKAKAYYAIGLYPIYIAFGAVFLGEISKDIWKRFLQPVFLLIPILLFVPIYNVAFPNKSPEEITAKPEKYKKLGMLRWEDGKDHQLPQDFADMLGWKELANKTDSVYALFPKSENTLVLCDNYGQAGAINYYTQKGIKAVSFNADYVNWFNLDIYYTNLIRIKEFDENNTEIAETSPFFEKAAIGGEITNKYAREYRTTIFVFTKAKININKRLEQEIKEEKNYDK, from the coding sequence ATGGCAAAAAAAACACTTATTTTAATTGCGATCATTTTAAAATTTGTTTTACAGTACGTTTTATTAAGCCCCGAATATGATTTGCAACGCGATGAATATTTGCACCTGGATCAGGCGCATCATTTGGCTTGGGGCTATTTATCAGTTCCGCCGGCGACTTCTTGGTTTTCGTACATCATATTTTTGCTTGGAAATTCTGTTTTTTGGGTCAAGTTCTTCCCTGCTCTTTTTGGCGTCTTGACGCTTATAATCGTGTGGAAAACAATCGAGGTTTTAAAAGGGAATCTATACGCACTGATTTTAGGAGCAACGTGTATTTTATTGTCATCTTTACTGCGACTTAATATGCTTTTTCAGCCCAATTCATTAGATATTTTATGCTGGACTGCTTTTTATTTTACCGTAATTCAATACATTATAACCGAAAAATCAAAATGGCTTTTTGTTGGAGCCCTAATTTTTGCTTTCGGATTTCTCAATAAATACAATATTCTTTTTTTACTAATCGGATTTTTGCCAGCTCTTTTGCTTTCGAAACAAAGAAAAATACTTACTGAAAAGAAATTCTATTTTGCATTGCTTTTAGGTTTTATTCTGATTTTGCCGAATCTTTTATGGCAACTCAACAACCAGTTCCCAATTGTGCATCACATGAAGGAATTGGCCGCAACGCAACTTGTAAACGTTGACCGTATTAGCTTTTTAAAAGAACAAATATTGTTTTTCCTTGGAGGCATTTTGGTTCTGCTTTCCTCCTTTTATGCTTTGCTTTTTTACAAGCCTTTTGCAAAATTCCGATTCTTTTTTACCTCGATAGTATTCACCCTTTTGGTTTTTATTTATTTCAAAGCCAAAGCCTATTACGCAATTGGTTTGTATCCAATTTATATTGCGTTTGGCGCCGTGTTTTTGGGCGAAATTTCGAAAGATATATGGAAACGCTTTTTACAGCCTGTTTTTCTTTTGATTCCGATTTTGCTTTTTGTCCCGATTTACAATGTTGCTTTTCCTAATAAAAGTCCTGAGGAAATCACGGCAAAACCCGAAAAATACAAAAAACTCGGAATGTTGCGTTGGGAAGACGGAAAAGACCACCAACTGCCTCAAGATTTTGCCGATATGCTGGGCTGGAAAGAACTTGCTAACAAAACCGATTCGGTTTATGCTTTATTTCCAAAATCGGAAAACACTTTGGTGCTTTGCGACAATTACGGTCAAGCTGGAGCCATTAATTATTATACCCAAAAAGGAATTAAAGCCGTATCATTCAACGCCGATTATGTCAACTGGTTTAATCTGGACATTTATTACACAAACCTCATCAGAATAAAAGAATTTGATGAAAACAACACTGAAATTGCCGAAACTAGTCCGTTTTTTGAAAAAGCAGCGATTGGCGGGGAAATCACAAACAAATACGCTCGCGAATACAGAACTACAATTTTTGTTTTTACCAAAGCAAAAATCAACATCAACAAAAGATTAGAGCAGGAAATTAAAGAAGAGAAAAACTACGATAAGTAA
- a CDS encoding DUF4494 domain-containing protein: MSAIWYECKVKYRKTDETGGQKVLTEPYLVDAISYTEAEKRINEEMAAYISEEFKITNIKVANFAEIHPFENADRWFKSKVSLIAYDEESGKERKSNMYMLVQANDVREAYDNTLHVMKNSMGEYSIPAISESPIMDVFPYFSGEEEETEMLERFNALKASKPARPDEEIIDHMEFETAIEE; encoded by the coding sequence ATGAGCGCAATTTGGTACGAATGCAAAGTAAAATATAGAAAAACCGACGAAACGGGCGGGCAAAAAGTGTTAACCGAACCGTATTTGGTAGATGCAATATCATACACAGAAGCAGAAAAAAGAATTAATGAAGAAATGGCCGCTTATATTAGTGAAGAATTTAAAATCACCAATATAAAAGTGGCAAATTTTGCCGAAATTCATCCGTTTGAAAATGCTGATCGCTGGTTCAAATCAAAAGTTTCTTTAATTGCTTATGACGAAGAAAGCGGCAAAGAAAGAAAATCAAACATGTACATGCTTGTTCAGGCAAATGATGTAAGAGAAGCATACGACAACACGCTTCATGTAATGAAAAACAGCATGGGCGAATATTCGATTCCTGCAATTTCTGAATCACCAATTATGGATGTTTTTCCTTATTTCAGCGGTGAAGAAGAAGAAACTGAAATGCTGGAAAGATTCAATGCCTTGAAAGCTTCAAAACCTGCAAGGCCAGATGAGGAAATCATTGACCACATGGAATTTGAAACCGCAATAGAAGAATAA
- a CDS encoding MutS-related protein, whose protein sequence is MNNIQDLNIKEEVLLIFDSSLNSFTRKKILHLLETPLSNESQVMERQNILKGFILNKEVLKSYSYTVLYLNEVHYFLNNFKEEELNWKRFLFFGPTADEILTHNKIHQLILFFHRLESTCFFRLNLIHFPKSYRKDLNRILSFLSFFELTKFEHIIRGKQLKTKHVKNMLAKISVLKEEGRIECFWEDLFLFESYLSISKAIINHEFVFPVFAEKSLVINDFYHPLLENPVKNSFRAVNNVIVLNGPNMSGKSTFLKSVSLCVYLGNLGFGIPASSAEIPFCTDFSVGINKRDDILNGYSHFMTEVVNVKDVVLKAADGKRCFVVFDELFSGTNVEDAIEICTRTINGVSLYSNSFFLISTHIQELKDMTNDTVSTYYLDCELINNIPTFTYKLKKGWSDIKVGRILFEKEGLNKLLNVS, encoded by the coding sequence ATGAATAATATTCAGGATTTAAATATAAAGGAAGAAGTATTGCTGATTTTTGATTCTTCATTGAATAGCTTTACTCGAAAAAAAATTCTCCATCTTTTAGAAACGCCTTTGTCAAATGAATCTCAGGTAATGGAGAGGCAAAATATTTTGAAGGGTTTTATCCTTAATAAAGAGGTTTTAAAAAGCTACTCGTACACGGTTTTGTATTTAAATGAAGTGCATTATTTCTTAAACAATTTTAAGGAAGAAGAGTTGAATTGGAAGCGTTTTTTGTTTTTTGGACCAACTGCCGACGAAATTCTTACTCACAATAAAATCCATCAGCTGATTCTTTTTTTTCATAGATTGGAATCGACCTGTTTTTTCAGGCTTAATCTGATTCATTTTCCGAAATCGTATAGAAAAGATTTAAACAGAATTCTGTCTTTTCTTTCCTTTTTCGAGCTTACAAAATTTGAGCATATAATTAGAGGAAAACAGCTGAAAACCAAGCATGTCAAAAATATGTTGGCTAAAATTTCGGTTTTAAAAGAAGAAGGAAGAATTGAGTGTTTTTGGGAAGATTTGTTTTTGTTCGAATCGTATTTGTCCATAAGTAAAGCTATAATTAACCATGAATTTGTTTTTCCGGTTTTTGCTGAAAAAAGTTTGGTGATAAATGATTTTTACCATCCGTTACTTGAAAATCCTGTTAAAAACAGTTTTAGGGCAGTCAATAATGTAATTGTGTTGAATGGCCCAAATATGTCTGGCAAATCAACGTTTTTAAAATCGGTTAGTCTGTGTGTTTATTTGGGGAACTTAGGATTTGGAATTCCGGCTTCTTCTGCGGAAATTCCGTTTTGCACTGATTTTTCAGTCGGGATAAACAAGCGCGATGATATTTTGAATGGCTATAGTCACTTTATGACAGAAGTTGTCAATGTAAAAGATGTTGTTTTGAAAGCTGCAGACGGGAAAAGATGTTTTGTTGTTTTTGATGAACTTTTTAGCGGTACTAATGTTGAAGATGCAATCGAAATTTGCACCAGAACCATAAATGGCGTTAGTCTTTATTCGAATTCTTTTTTCTTAATTTCGACGCACATTCAGGAATTAAAAGATATGACAAACGATACTGTTTCGACCTATTATCTGGATTGTGAACTAATCAATAATATTCCGACTTTTACTTATAAATTAAAAAAAGGTTGGTCAGATATTAAAGTTGGAAGAATTTTATTTGAAAAAGAAGGGTTGAACAAGCTTTTGAATGTGAGTTGA
- a CDS encoding exopolyphosphatase, translating into MFTKNKPQIVFFTLLSLLFSITTFSQKSLYGGIEIGRRAIKVSVVDVNNIRKADYKILYFATDRLDFAAHIAEKGELPQEDINKISVTVVDQLKKIKTEFKLLEENIFIVAAPVFAQARNVEVLRNKITTLTNKNLDILNVNEEAKTLVKGAMPPVDFANAFLLDIGAQTTKGGYIDEQDDKLEFVPLELDFGTMTLTDAVKKTVTNPNQANDMSTYQEKAFDFNPILRKKVKALLDANPPLAKKDKIYLSGGAVWAFATLYYNDDVKDHYISLTLEDVINYDAILKNNFVKFTNLAKTNKEIARVLSTYDQQYLISANNILQTCLESIPNLQSKKVYFVKEGQVIWLISYIADRSKKVNTNF; encoded by the coding sequence ATGTTCACAAAAAACAAACCCCAAATTGTATTTTTTACCCTTTTAAGCTTATTATTTTCCATCACTACATTTTCTCAAAAAAGCCTTTATGGCGGAATTGAAATTGGCCGAAGAGCCATAAAAGTTTCTGTTGTCGATGTAAACAACATCAGAAAAGCAGATTACAAGATCCTTTACTTCGCAACTGACAGACTAGATTTCGCAGCACATATCGCAGAAAAAGGCGAACTTCCTCAAGAAGACATCAACAAAATCAGCGTTACAGTTGTTGATCAATTGAAAAAAATCAAAACAGAATTCAAACTTCTTGAAGAAAATATTTTTATCGTTGCCGCTCCTGTTTTTGCACAAGCGCGAAATGTTGAAGTTTTAAGAAACAAAATCACTACGCTTACAAACAAAAATCTTGACATATTAAACGTAAACGAGGAAGCAAAAACACTGGTAAAAGGAGCTATGCCTCCAGTTGATTTCGCTAATGCTTTCCTACTTGATATTGGCGCTCAAACTACAAAAGGCGGTTATATTGACGAACAAGACGACAAATTAGAATTCGTTCCGTTAGAGCTTGATTTCGGCACAATGACACTTACTGACGCCGTAAAAAAGACGGTTACAAATCCGAACCAAGCAAATGATATGTCAACTTATCAAGAAAAAGCATTTGACTTTAACCCGATTTTGCGCAAAAAAGTAAAAGCATTATTAGATGCAAATCCTCCATTGGCTAAAAAAGACAAAATTTACTTGTCTGGTGGCGCTGTATGGGCTTTCGCAACATTATACTACAATGACGATGTAAAAGATCACTATATTTCTTTAACTTTAGAAGACGTTATCAATTACGACGCAATTTTGAAAAACAATTTCGTGAAATTCACCAACCTTGCTAAAACCAATAAAGAAATTGCAAGAGTTTTGAGCACATACGATCAACAATATCTTATTTCTGCAAATAACATATTGCAAACTTGCTTAGAAAGTATTCCGAATTTACAATCAAAGAAAGTATATTTTGTAAAAGAAGGACAAGTGATTTGGTTGATTTCATACATTGCAGATCGCTCTAAAAAAGTAAACACTAATTTCTAA
- a CDS encoding TlpA disulfide reductase family protein, producing the protein MKKNLLLLLIVVLYSFTTPEGTTTVSGKITNTENKTIRIKGELFDKEIKLKADGSFSENLTVEFGRVYKIETTKNSIPVYLAKDSKLIINADDANLASTLKFTGKGSVENQYLAQKQLIISANPYDVLYALNENEFLKKLQEIKASVTNLYTKTKFTDASFKEKEARSIYYFEQKNLLFYEKSHGFYGHDTNFKVSETYPKIDERIDMDNDSDFLFSDDYQQIVLNRFYENVAGDVNNIFADGNNAIPKIKALKSQSIKNRLIENSSFNINIENPNYAKIYQEYSSITNDPILKEKLTALYNTTNAVQPGKPSPTFNYENHKGGKTTLEDLKGKYIYIDLWATWCGPCVKEIPFLQKLEEQYKGKNIEFVTISVDAMKDHDKWSKFVTEKQLGGIQLLADNEFKSEFMKAYGIEQIPTFILLDPNGNIVSARAPKPSDPKLIELLNSLKI; encoded by the coding sequence ATGAAAAAAAACTTGCTTTTATTGCTGATTGTTGTTTTATATTCCTTCACAACTCCCGAAGGAACAACAACCGTTTCAGGTAAAATCACAAATACAGAAAACAAAACAATTAGAATTAAAGGAGAGTTATTTGACAAAGAAATCAAGCTAAAAGCCGATGGCAGTTTTTCAGAAAATCTGACAGTAGAATTTGGTCGCGTTTACAAAATCGAAACGACTAAGAATAGTATTCCTGTATATTTAGCCAAAGATTCCAAACTGATAATAAATGCTGATGATGCAAACTTGGCATCAACTTTAAAATTTACCGGCAAAGGAAGTGTCGAAAATCAATATTTAGCTCAAAAACAACTCATAATTTCTGCAAACCCATACGATGTACTATATGCACTTAACGAAAATGAATTCCTGAAAAAATTGCAAGAAATAAAAGCTTCAGTCACTAATTTGTATACAAAAACAAAATTTACTGATGCCTCTTTTAAAGAAAAAGAAGCTAGAAGCATTTATTATTTTGAGCAGAAGAATTTGCTTTTTTACGAAAAAAGCCATGGATTTTATGGACACGACACTAATTTTAAAGTTTCAGAAACATATCCGAAGATTGATGAAAGAATTGATATGGACAATGATTCCGACTTTTTATTTTCAGACGACTATCAACAAATAGTGCTAAACAGATTTTACGAAAACGTGGCAGGAGATGTCAACAATATATTTGCTGATGGAAATAATGCAATCCCAAAAATTAAAGCGCTGAAAAGTCAAAGCATAAAAAATCGATTGATTGAAAATTCAAGTTTCAACATCAACATAGAAAATCCTAATTATGCCAAAATATATCAGGAATATTCATCGATTACCAACGATCCAATATTAAAAGAAAAGCTTACGGCCTTGTACAATACAACAAATGCCGTACAACCAGGGAAACCGTCTCCGACATTTAATTATGAAAATCACAAAGGAGGAAAAACCACTCTAGAAGATCTGAAGGGAAAATATATTTATATTGATCTTTGGGCAACATGGTGTGGTCCATGTGTTAAGGAAATTCCGTTTCTTCAGAAACTGGAAGAACAATATAAAGGAAAAAATATTGAGTTTGTGACTATTTCAGTAGATGCGATGAAAGATCACGACAAATGGAGCAAATTTGTTACAGAAAAACAATTAGGAGGTATTCAGTTATTGGCTGATAACGAATTTAAATCAGAATTTATGAAAGCCTATGGTATCGAGCAAATTCCAACTTTTATCCTTCTTGATCCTAATGGTAATATCGTTTCAGCACGAGCACCAAAACCATCTGACCCAAAACTTATTGAGTTATTGAACAGTTTGAAAATCTAA